One part of the Ziziphus jujuba cultivar Dongzao chromosome 2, ASM3175591v1 genome encodes these proteins:
- the LOC107418366 gene encoding (-)-isopiperitenol/(-)-carveol dehydrogenase, mitochondrial-like, with protein sequence MSSESGNNQRLQGKVAIVTGGASGIGESVARLFADHGARMVVIVDIQDDLGNKVAQSIGVQRCTFVHCDVTDENQVKTTVESTVQKFGQLDVMFSNAGILSSSQQTVLDLDLSGFERLFAINVCGMALCVKHAARAMVEGRVRGSIVCTASVAAKNGAKAYTDYVMSKHAVLGLVRSASMQLGENGIRVNSVSPNGLATPLTCKGFGLEAAEVEKLYESSACLKGVALKTQHVANAVLFLACDESEFVNGADLAVDGGYVASQ encoded by the coding sequence ATGTCATCGGAATCCGGCAATAACCAGAGACTACAAGGCAAGGTCGCCATAGTCACCGGCGGCGCCAGCGGAATCGGCGAGTCCGTCGCTCGTCTCTTCGCCGATCATGGAGCTCGAATGGTCGTCATCGTCGATATTCAAGACGATTTAGGCAACAAAGTAGCCCAATCCATCGGTGTTCAAAGGTGCACCTTCGTTCACTGCGATGTAACCGATGAGAACCAAGTCAAAACCACCGTGGAGTCAACGGTCCAGAAATTCGGTCAGCTCGATGTCATGTTCAGCAACGCGGGGATTCTCAGCAGCTCCCAACAGACCGTCCTCGATCTCGACCTCTCGGGGTTCGAACGTCTTTTCGCCATCAACGTCTGCGGAATGGCTCTGTGCGTGAAACACGCGGCGCGTGCGATGGTGGAAGGGCGCGTGAGAGGAAGCATAGTATGTACTGCGAGTGTGGCGGCGAAAAACGGTGCAAAAGCATACACAGATTACGTGATGTCGAAGCATGCGGTGCTGGGATTGGTACGTTCGGCGAGTATGCAGCTGGGCGAAAATGGGATCAGAGTCAACAGTGTGTCTCCCAATGGGCTCGCCACACCGCTTACGTGTAAGGGGTTTGGGCTGGAGGCTGCGGAAGTAGAGAAGCTGTACGAGTCGTCTGCCTGTTTAAAAGGTGTTGCTCTGAAAACGCAACACGTGGCGAATGCCGTGCTTTTTCTTGCTTGTGATGAATCCGAGTTCGTCAATGGCGCTGACCTGGCCGTTGATGGAGGGTATGTTGCTTCGCAGTAA